GATATTCCATGGATTTACGTTTTTTTAatgtaatcaatttattaaaaaaaataaataaatcatcaAGTTGGTGCAGACCATGATTGAAGGAACCTGCACATCCTGTCGCCTTGCCCACTCCGTCAGATTCCTCGTCCGAGCCTTCTCCCCGGATTCGGCCGAGTTCGTCGCATGCCTGAGAAATGGCAGAAGTGGAGTCCTGCACCGGATTCGGATCTTACAGCAGCGACATCAAGGAAATGGAGACCTGCCGCGCAGAGAAACCTGTGAAACCAATGGCCCAAGCTAGCTTCTCACAAACAGCAATGGGCCTCTTCTTCCTCCGCCGCAAGGTCACACGCCACAAGTCTCGTAAacgcccctctctctctaaatgaTGAATCCATATCTCGCGAGAGGGAGGTAAAGATGAACATCTTTGATTGGGCATCATATCTGCACACAACCTATTGTCGTTGGTATCGTAAACACCTTCCTACACATGTTGTTGGTATCCACATCTCAGACAACCTACTGTGCTGTCGTTGGTTTCCCTCGGCTGCACTAGTTTCAGTGTACCAGAAGGAAACTTTGTGGCTGCACTAAGTTCACCAGATGCACAAAATTCCGCAAGTTCAGCTTCCAAGCTTGCCTTTCTTTCTCAAATCACGAAGAGCATAACCAGTACCAACCAGGCCGAGTTCTTTGCATTGACTCAGTCAGTGACTTaggagatcaagaaaagcaaaagataagCATCATATTATCAATTCTATCATGATTGCTTTTGTCTGGCAAATAAAGAGACAGAAAGAGGAGcaggaaaagaagaaagcaaaagcaacaacAGAATAATAAAAGCAAAAAGCATGGTTACCCACTACTCGATTAGTCTTGGAGATAATTGCAGAAAgctaagaaaaaaattattcctTTGTCTTtcatctgccaaaagaaagaaaaataaagaaaaagcaaaaatgaggcacatggggacactgcaaaagcagggaataaacatcccaccagaatgatgtaatttattttattatctttcagagacatctgtataaaccccatcagagggtaattaaaaaaaaaaaagggcaaagcccaaaataaatgggctggcatgttgtggatggcgaaggcccataagcctaaaatagcaccaaccaggtcatcaaaagtacgcccagtactccataattatttggcaacccgccgctattaccactaaccaggtgatcaaaagtacgcccagtactccaaaattattcggcaacctgccgctattaccaccaaccatgtgatgaaatgtacaacccgtactccaatatcatttagcaactagccattcatgccaccaaccaggtgatgaaatgtacaacccgtactctctttcatgccaccaaccaagtgatcaaaagtacgcctagtactccaaattatacatgagcattactcatgtcattcatccataaacattcatgagcatcactcatgacaatcatacataaacattcataaccatcattcatgtcaacattcatgagcatcactcctgttaacattcataagcatcactcatgacaacatccatgagcatcactcatgtcaatcaacataaatattcatgtgcatcactcatgtcaatcagcttcaaaagctttattcacagagctccagcttcgaaagcttcatttacagagctctagctttaaagcttcacttgcaaagctttacctacaaagcttcagtgcagggtatacaaatactgcctctgaacaactgccacttcggcccatacatggattcaatttgaagtctacagccaacagactctattgaccgaagacttgggggactacattatttatgtattgaggagtgagctcttattctataaaaatgactccctcactttcattagagagcacccattattcatgtactgaggagcgagcccttattttataaaagggactccctcactttcattagagagtaacgccgccagctgagcaaccgtgagcatcactcctagctcatcacttatgtattgaggagcaagcccttattctataaaagggactccctcaccttcattagagagcaacaccgccagctgagcaaccgcctcgccgcgagcatcaatcttaacccatcacttatgtattgaggatcGAGCCCTTATTcaataaaagggactccctcaccaccattaaagaacatcgccgcctactgagcaaccgcttcgccacgagcatcaactctagcccatcatttatgtattgaggagcaagcccttattctataaaagggaccccctcaccttcaaacaccacaagccgagtcaaccaaggtaacataagccacgagccgagcagcctcgcagcgtgtgctacttctagttgaacatcattttagattgaacactgcctcatatcaagcatcggttcaagacaacatctagttacttcagcccacacatggactgaatttcaagtctccagccaaaagactctcttgactgaagacttgggagactactgtttatacAATATTTAGGgcttcgtatttagacctcgtataaatactcgggagacttaaatgtaattatgtaataaaggaaagggcaaatatgtaataagtgaggagtccttattctataaaatgacccatcaccctcacaattgaaagaggccaattcctaggccctctcaacccctctcaacgctctcactctcagagctctctctccttcaaataaatacaatcagtgtggacgtagcccaaaccttggggtgaaccacgatacatcttgtgttatttacatttcatgtagattcacggttggatttacgttgttccaagacctccggttttgtgcatcaacaatgatTATGCtatcttatatgattcaattgagtcgtgtAGGAATGCCTTCTTCATTACGCTTGATACTTCGGCTGAAGATTTCCGAATCATATCTTACAGTCTTCATCCTCACATAATGAGGAATTGAAcattcacatgcctctgagaataattatctgaccccaacaatgcatatAGCACATCCAAGGTGAGATGTGATCACATTTCATCGTCGAATGATCAACAACGTATctccaagacaactatgatgtctttgatcaaatgactacttacattattccaactagTAAAGTTACTTGCTTCACATGTGAGTAGATCTTCATGCAAGTCTCATTTGATTGTATTAGTGGGCTCATTCCCTTGacgagcacctacatacttgtcttagtgtctcTACGGGAATGGCTTGAGACTTTTCATCATTCCCATTTAAGCAGACATAGTACATACTAGTCTATCCGGTTTGTCAACGTCCctctgacaatcctatgaccataAACCTATAGGACATTATGATTATATAAAGAAGGTCTATGCAGTCTAAATATATTTAGATTACTTCTGTCATCAATCCATTGCCCATGGATTCACCATTTGAACATATAATTGAGATACTCGAAACTAgtgaccaaggaagaaaatatcggtgatatcggaaatatcggtagtccgaaaacacggaaatatcgatggaaatatcggtaaaatatcgatatcgataaaaattacatggaaaccacggaaattgtaagaaaaacttggaaatttttattgaaactttgtaggatgtttatttagtcaattatctattagtttatcacaaaaaattggaaagaaatgcattgcatgatggatttaacattatcaagttgattatatagcgatctgacaaacattatgagtgtagaaaatatgtagtaattaatgaaagaagtctaaacacaccataatcatttatatataatgaattagtacaatattttacactttagtaccacatagagttcctatgaggttcaaatttgtcactatcttcatcatctctatgtgtagaatgagtgtattgtgaagagtagttatcaaatgataaatccccaaaatagttttgcatgtaattgttaatatgccacccatatggatccgagattggttgaggttgtccataagaaaaatcatttgaagattgaggctgggattgattccatgagtcgctcgattccatcccaacaggaatgggatatgaagggtagggaaatggttggttatgagtataaccatagttactacttcccaatccaacagagtctgaagttctagataacgagtcatcttcttgacttgacaaaatccctttgcctctttctctgcgagtatagtccttccctatggcaccaattcctggtcctgcccgcctactgccatggtcatcatcctgtgttgcatgcgtgaagtttgcctcaccagtgaaggggctcatatatccgggaggtggtggtccataatagtttccatatccaccaccactacctccagctccactatgtccttcatcattcccacctctgGTGGTAGGTGAGtttcctgatcttgtactagagctatcattagtatcagcacgatgttgtggttgtgtaggattggaaaaatgtggaattccagtgttgctTGGTGTTGGGTGCAAAAGTTCTTCGAAaaagtcagcgctgctagatcccacctcctcctctaatactctttctacatttatcccttcattacgtgcttcttcagcaactctgggagctgggttgccttcatcatcatctaaatgaagaggtctaatccattgaaaaagttggttaccctccgtatcatcatcttcaccaacaatatcaaacacatctagtgggtcaccacggtcgacatgatcgatttctgcttccttatctcgaatttgaagcttcatgttgtagtagcaataaactaatttttccaagctactatgagccaacttatttctttgctttgtgtgtatgagtgcaaatgtgctccaatttctttcacaagcagatgaggaagctgtttgtgataatacttttattgctaactttctcacagttggtgcatcggtcccatacatgatccaccattcagctacaatgaaaaataatgttgataagcctaataactccaacaaattctattataaacttatagtgaaatatgtttatactcactaggagacatatttgttcgagcagcaactgatgttggttctccaaatgttcttcttgcatctttaaaccatgttagctgaatacaataaattgtgttagtttaatccaacaaagtaattattataatttaagtaattgtgtacctcatttccaaattggccaactgctggtgatgcagggtctaatttagagtatacattatgtacaacacGTATAAGGTTACCaccatctccaacaccgggtctgtattggtatcggggattcaaataatatgctgttcaaagaaacacatactctaataagataaataatacttatgcaactaaagaaatgaattgcaaattatgacataatttatacctgctgcatgcaaatcgtggtataatgttttataccatcggtcttcaattatttttacgacccaccttgcaccatgttttctttccaattcatccttcactacacgcatcaactcatatactgcccccatagtaggatacacttctgtgtcaacgatccgtaaaactttgtaaagaggttcaaacacttgacacacatgttctgtttgactccaaaaagcatgatcaagcactatactttccaccatacgacctgtatttgagcggctgaaattgtggttggcccaatcgtcactagtgaatagttgcttcaaccctgctttcttcttgagtaggctgtttaatgcaatatagttggtggcgaatcgagtggtagctggacgaataatttctcctctgCAAAATTCaagcatctttgccaacaaccaaccgtgattgtaaatataatttatgatcgttctagctcttttgaccacagtagcaacattctctctcttccccattgcctcaaacataagatcaatacaatgtgctgcacatgatgtccaaaacacattatgatgcttcattaacttttttccagctttgacaaatgcagaaccgttgtcggtcacgacttggacaacattatgctctcccacctccatgattacatccctcaataatttgtaaatatacttgtaattctttatatggtctgaagcatcaacagacttcaaaaaaattgtctttcccttggagtataccatgaagttgatgATAGATAATCTGGTCGGGCtggtccatccgtcacacatgattgtgcaaccattagtttcccactttgaccttaacttgttaacatactcgccaatgtctttatactccatatccaaatatttgtttcttatctcatagggagtgggaggttgtactccaacaccggcctgttgacatcccactaccatatttttgaaatgatgtgatgatgccttcgcagcagggacattttcatagataaagaacttgctaattagacgccccattccctccttcacattacctcccttgaaataactccaaacactcttttgacgtgcgttggatgacttatataaacttggggctattggtggtgttggttgtgattctctaagactgccaccccgtctcatttgtgcaccaccacttgtcccggaaccttgtcccctattaggaattttatgaaggtgttctctttcccatgctgactgtttggaggcacgtaatgcttgtttcaaactgcgtcgttcttcaggtcccatgtcatcatcacattcgtcctcatcgtcatcatcatcactgtcaaccgcttggccatagacttctccccgtagcccagctcgaatattttccattccttgtgtcatcttttccttctgctgttttttattttttaataatgtgctgatgaatgccttcacttctggggggacattatcgcatcgttggacattttttgctggatctaatccactaagatggtacttaagtcgtgtcactccaccactcttcattacccgaccacaatatttgcaaattgtgccatgtttgtttccgtctattgggtcgccatgttcccaagctggatcacgtttactaGCTCCActagacatcttaaacgtacctacatttatttttcatgaaaattagacaaaagaattaaataataaagttattctacagaacctaaataataaagttattctacaaaAGAATACAAtatgaagtaaagaaaatgattgtaaaaatttaagtaattaaaaaaataatatggaataataaaacctaatattaatgaataataatccaatttgataaaaaaataatcctaatataaatgatgaataatattcctttttgataataatcctaatataaataatcctactataaatgatgataattatgtttcatgaaaataatcctaatataaaacatagtgaagaataatattcctttttgataataatccaatttaataataatccactttaataataatccaatttaatgaataatccaatttgataataaaaaaaacctaatattaatgaataatccaatttgataataaaaaaaacctaatattaatgaataaaaatgaataattcatttttttttcctaagttttggaccTTTTGgttcaacccaacccaacccaagtgTGGTTATATTTGAGATTTGGGCCTAAGGTCAAGTTTGGAGACTACATTAAGTGGgttttaatgaatagtccaatttgataataagccaatttaatgaataataatccaattttataataatctaatttaatgaataataatccaatttgataataacaaaacctaatattaatgaataataatccaatttgataaaaaaataatcctaatataaatgatgaataatattcctttttgataataatcctaatataaataatcctactataaatgatgataattatgtttcatgaaaataatcctaatataaaacatagtgatgaataatattcctttttgataatagtccaatttaataataatccactttaataataattcaatttaatgaataatccaatttgataataaaaaaaacctaatattaaagaataatccaatttgataataaaaaaaacctaatattaatgaataaaaatgaataattcgttttttttttcctaagttttggaccTTTTGgttcaacccaacccaacccaagtgTGGTTATGTTTGAGATTTGGGCCTAAGGTCAAGTTTGGAAACTACATTGAGTGGGCTTTAATGAATAgaccaatttgataataagccaatttaatgaataatccaatttaatgaataataatccaattttataataatctaatttaatgaataataatccaatttgataataaaaaaaccaaatattaatgaataataatcctatttgataataaaacctaatattaataaaataataaataacattaaacatattaaaattatcgtagggaataattatacaacattacttaattacttacaaaaaattaacaagtaattgttaacattacttaactacttacaaaaattaacatgcaagtattaattacttaaaaaaattaacatacgagtccacacaaatttatttgttgttgtataaattacaataatataaatataagtttgtaaacttaccttaaatatggaaccctttgtgttcaagctttggaatggatctggaatggctttgaaaatggtaagggaaataaaataataaataacattaaacatattaaaattatcctagggaataattatacaacattacttaattacttaaaaaaaattaacatgtaattgttaacaatacttaattacttacaaaaactaacatgcaagtattaacattacttaattacttaaaaaaattaacatgcaattgttaacattacttaattacttacaaaaactaacatgcaagtattaacattacttaattacttacaaaaactaacatgcaagtattaattacttaaaaaaaattaacatgtaattgttaacattacttaattacttacaaaaactaacatgcaagtattaacattacttaattacttaaaaaaattaacatgcaattgttaacattacttaattacttacaaaaactaacatgcaagtattaattacttaaaaaattaacatacgagttcacacaaatttttttgttgttgtataaattataagaatataaatataagtttgtaaacttactttaaatatggaaccctttgtgtttaagctctggatctggaatgactttgaaaggggtaagggaaataaaataatcgaAAAGGCTCCTCTGAtactgatactccacctcttgaAATTTTTTCACAATGACAACTTTGAAAGAATAACACAATAACTCTGAAACTCCACCTTTTAAAACAATAttggcacacggttttgaatgaaaccaccGTCCATGGTTTGAAAAGACTACAAATTATAATGGTAAAAGCTGCATGAAATTGTCCAAATAATTGTTCGTGTTGTCGAGAATATGGAGTGAGTCATGTGTCCTCCTGACAGGAggaacccacacacacacacacaaatgacCACCATTCATGGTCTGAAAAGAATACAAATTATAATTGTCTCATGTCCAAATAATTGTAAAACTTGTCAGGGATTATTGAGTGAGTTGTATCCTCCTGACAGGAGGAACCCACACACTCAAAAGACACATCGCACGCACACACAACGCACGCACGCAGACaacctcagtctctctctctctcgatctttctcgttctctcttcttccttctcttcttccacacacacactcacacagagagctcctcagtctctctctctctcgatcatccttctcgatctctcttctcccttctcttctcccacacacacactcacacagagAGCTCCACAGGTTGACATCGGATCCAAGTccaacacacgcacacacagag
Above is a window of Malus sylvestris chromosome 15, drMalSylv7.2, whole genome shotgun sequence DNA encoding:
- the LOC126602567 gene encoding uncharacterized protein LOC126602567, producing the protein MVYSKGKTIFLKSVDASDHIKNYKYIYKLLRDVIMEVGEHNVVQVVTDNGSAFVKAGKKLMKHHNVFWTSCAAHCIDLMFEAMGKRENVATVVKRARTIINYIYNHGWLLAKMLEFCRGEIIRPATTRFATNYIALNSLLKKKAGLKQLFTSDDWANHNFSRSNTGRMVESIVLDHAFWSQTEHVCQVFEPLYKVLRIVDTEVYPTMGAVYELMRVVKDELERKHGARWVVKIIEDRWYKTLYHDLHAAAYYLNPRYQYRPGVGDGGNLIRVVHNVYSKLDPASPAVGQFGNELTWFKDARRTFGEPTSVAARTNMSPTEWWIMYGTDAPTVRKLAIKVLSQTASSSACERNWSTFALIHTKQRNKLAHSSLEKLVYCYYNMKLQIRDKEAEIDHVDRGDPLDVFDIVGEDDDTEGNQLFQWIRPLHLDDDEGNPAPRVAEEARNEGINVERVLEEEVGSSSADFFEELLHPTPSNTGIPHFSNPTQPQHRADTNDSSSTRSGNSPTTRGGNDEGHSGAGGSGGGYGNYYGPPPPGYMSPFTGEANFTHATQDDDHGSRRAGPGIGAIGKDYTRRERGKGILSSQEDDSLSRTSDSVGLGSSNYGYTHNQPFPYPSYPIPVGMESSDSWNQSQPQSSNDFSYGQPQPISDPYGWHINNYMQNYFGDLSFDNYSSQYTHSTHRDDEDSDKFEPHRNSMWY